The following coding sequences lie in one Acidobacteriota bacterium genomic window:
- a CDS encoding HAMP domain-containing protein — MAVTTRRALVKSTVGAVALASATALDAALDSSPLHPGTHVLVILVAAALAASGARSLLRPKARPKVLALTTVIVSIAAIALSANGLVDRSQRAGLAEAWHDEETARLERRADLLQVSVDRLLDRIEEPIARARELAARAPKSGPPDTRDRAFEFVRQISAGRPAANSRLSITLFDSERQALAWTGGVHAVPTELLVLSIPPASTKVVAVDADGLARCLALAHPFKDSDLLLVVESSIRSIYDPRVLEEAIPPPALLPEIDRIAFTSYRRPPLALQDLFQREGERFAPEGTSRPMLNVAVRARDRSLLGYVTLTGRSAEAAEDDLAGRHRRAAGLIVLATGGLLLGMAILPRSGSTQVPSGRELGIQITRIAGVWGFRCLFMLFPLPITLGGQALDDPALFSTSGFLGLFGSPEAFLLTAMALLATGVVTSLATTRVITAATGSARRRGAWWCLALLLVSAFVLGATVPAEASIFVKNARVDILTAQPLSPSAARLTMQIAAVFALMGLVLPLLTFAWGAIWAAPFGLARGAPPPPLPTEETLRWIALLLVPAAFGSCVVLELTLQPAATEALREFVEQDLITIVKWAPTERRLALQDAIRSIESFPALADRVAATDPGGDPTLAYDLWQATPLATKRYSASLFVVDAAGRLLSRYSRNFPPILDEGRQEPEDPGEDQIVPFVAGPRGREVRALHVHTILRRHGVAIGAVTVHLRFDFGSLPPLSLPTPIEEALGEESRVSSLLPPWARSIGLSVYDSQGLPLAASARETPLPPEQRALVLTDSSARRWLVRRIAGVRTHELFFSTADPTTPANYLVALSFPEPGWITRAARALKFLAQGVACLMLLMAPWWAASAVRLGWRMSPFRLVETLTRTHYRRLVAAFLTASVAPLTVLAVALTEYITSEIEIDVRERGWTVLKAARDQLEDFAVVQGTEGPFDDAYLYNLTETVGEELSLYTNGVLRATSQREIYLFGGAPIRLDGDVYRAIEIEGQRVVLGNVEIGGRTYRTINGVVSLGLAGEGVLSILLASQPAEVERRALEVYDVLLLTTASVLIFMTILAYALGRRIAAPIRRLSAAAARITLGDLNAEVESLTRDETGDLVASFNAMARALRRQRDDLEQRGNYIEKILLNATTGVLSVDFRGRVVTINPAAVMILGIRDLGAGQDLLARLSESKDFDSLRGALRHALDAAPQPREIESEIGAAAETRHARTRIVPFLEGSGFLIFLDDVTETVRSNRLSAWAEMARRIAHEIKNPLTPIQLSADHLRRVFADGSPGFPAVLEECLRTIGEQVVSLRAIAAQFGDYARVPEMRREPTPMREFLEEVIRPYRAAPPLGVVVECDLDGDLGTMEIDRTMISQALVNLIENALQAMPRGGNLMLRAESGGPPGSRSLRISISDTGVGMDGEALARAFEPYFSTKGTGTGLGMAIARRAVDEHRGRIELSSAPMKGTTARVILPVD, encoded by the coding sequence ATGGCGGTCACGACGCGACGCGCGCTCGTGAAATCCACCGTCGGCGCCGTCGCGCTCGCCTCGGCGACGGCCCTCGACGCCGCGCTGGACTCCTCCCCCCTCCATCCGGGCACGCACGTTCTGGTCATCCTCGTCGCCGCCGCGCTCGCGGCGTCGGGGGCGAGGTCCCTGCTCCGGCCGAAGGCGAGGCCGAAGGTCCTCGCGCTCACGACCGTCATCGTCTCGATCGCGGCCATCGCCCTCTCCGCGAACGGGCTCGTTGACCGCTCGCAGCGCGCGGGCCTCGCGGAGGCTTGGCATGACGAGGAGACGGCCCGCCTCGAGCGCCGGGCCGACCTGCTCCAGGTCTCGGTCGACAGACTCCTCGATCGGATCGAGGAGCCGATCGCGCGGGCCCGCGAGCTGGCGGCGCGGGCCCCGAAGAGCGGGCCCCCCGACACGCGCGACCGGGCCTTCGAGTTCGTCCGCCAGATCAGCGCCGGCCGCCCCGCCGCGAACTCCCGGTTGTCGATCACGCTCTTCGATTCCGAGCGCCAGGCGCTGGCGTGGACCGGCGGCGTGCACGCGGTCCCGACGGAGCTGCTGGTCCTCTCGATCCCCCCCGCGTCGACGAAGGTGGTCGCCGTCGACGCCGACGGGCTGGCGCGCTGCCTGGCCCTCGCCCACCCCTTCAAGGATTCGGATCTCCTGCTCGTCGTCGAGTCCTCCATCCGATCGATCTACGACCCGAGGGTCCTCGAGGAGGCGATCCCTCCTCCGGCGCTCCTTCCCGAGATCGACCGGATCGCCTTCACCTCCTACCGGCGCCCGCCGCTCGCCCTCCAGGATCTCTTCCAGCGGGAGGGAGAGCGTTTCGCCCCCGAAGGGACCTCGCGGCCGATGCTGAACGTGGCGGTGCGCGCGAGGGATCGCTCGCTTCTCGGGTACGTGACGCTCACCGGGCGATCCGCCGAGGCGGCGGAGGACGATCTCGCGGGGCGCCATCGCCGCGCGGCGGGCCTCATCGTCCTTGCGACAGGGGGGCTCCTCCTCGGCATGGCCATCCTCCCGAGGTCGGGGTCGACACAGGTCCCCTCGGGGCGCGAGCTCGGCATCCAGATCACGCGCATCGCCGGGGTCTGGGGGTTCCGATGCCTCTTCATGCTCTTCCCGCTCCCGATCACCCTGGGCGGGCAGGCGCTCGACGATCCGGCGCTCTTCTCCACCAGCGGGTTCCTGGGGCTGTTCGGCTCGCCGGAGGCCTTTCTCCTCACCGCGATGGCGCTCCTCGCGACCGGCGTCGTCACGTCGCTCGCGACGACGCGCGTCATCACGGCGGCGACCGGATCCGCGCGGCGGCGCGGCGCGTGGTGGTGCCTCGCCCTCCTCCTGGTGTCCGCGTTCGTGCTGGGGGCGACCGTTCCGGCGGAGGCGTCCATCTTCGTGAAGAACGCGCGCGTGGACATCCTGACGGCGCAGCCGCTCAGCCCGTCGGCGGCGCGCCTCACGATGCAGATCGCGGCCGTCTTCGCGCTGATGGGCCTCGTCCTTCCCCTGCTGACCTTCGCCTGGGGGGCGATCTGGGCCGCCCCGTTCGGGCTGGCTCGCGGTGCGCCGCCGCCGCCTCTCCCGACGGAGGAGACGCTCCGGTGGATCGCGCTCCTTCTCGTCCCGGCCGCGTTCGGATCGTGCGTGGTCCTCGAGCTGACGCTGCAGCCCGCGGCCACCGAGGCGCTGCGCGAGTTCGTCGAGCAGGACCTGATCACCATCGTGAAGTGGGCGCCCACCGAGAGGCGGCTCGCGCTCCAGGACGCAATCCGCTCGATCGAGAGCTTTCCCGCGCTCGCCGATCGCGTGGCCGCGACGGATCCCGGCGGCGACCCGACGCTCGCGTACGATCTGTGGCAGGCAACCCCCCTCGCCACCAAGAGGTACAGCGCCTCCCTCTTCGTGGTGGACGCGGCCGGGCGCCTCCTGAGCCGTTACTCCCGGAACTTTCCCCCGATCCTCGACGAAGGGCGCCAGGAGCCGGAGGATCCCGGCGAGGATCAGATCGTCCCGTTCGTCGCCGGGCCTCGAGGCCGGGAGGTGCGCGCGCTCCACGTCCACACGATCCTGCGCCGCCACGGCGTGGCCATCGGCGCGGTGACGGTTCACCTGCGCTTCGACTTCGGGAGCCTCCCGCCCCTTTCGCTGCCGACCCCCATCGAGGAGGCGCTCGGCGAGGAGAGCCGGGTCAGCTCGCTGCTCCCGCCCTGGGCGCGATCGATCGGGCTTTCCGTCTACGACTCGCAGGGCCTCCCCCTCGCCGCGAGCGCCCGGGAGACCCCGCTCCCCCCCGAGCAGCGGGCCCTCGTCCTGACGGACTCCTCGGCGAGACGCTGGCTGGTGCGGCGGATCGCGGGTGTGAGGACGCACGAGCTCTTCTTCAGCACGGCGGATCCGACGACTCCCGCGAACTACCTGGTCGCTCTCAGCTTCCCCGAGCCCGGATGGATCACCCGCGCGGCCCGGGCGCTGAAGTTCCTCGCCCAGGGGGTCGCGTGCCTGATGCTCCTCATGGCGCCGTGGTGGGCGGCCTCGGCGGTGAGGCTCGGCTGGCGGATGAGCCCCTTCCGCCTCGTCGAGACGCTGACCCGCACGCACTACCGGCGCCTCGTGGCGGCGTTCCTCACCGCCTCCGTCGCCCCCCTGACCGTCCTCGCCGTCGCCCTCACCGAGTACATCACCTCGGAGATCGAGATCGACGTGCGGGAGAGGGGCTGGACGGTCCTCAAGGCGGCGCGGGACCAGCTCGAGGACTTCGCCGTCGTGCAGGGGACCGAGGGCCCGTTCGACGACGCCTACCTCTACAACCTGACCGAGACGGTGGGCGAGGAGCTGAGCCTCTACACGAACGGCGTCCTCCGCGCGACGAGCCAGCGCGAGATCTACCTGTTCGGCGGGGCGCCGATCCGCCTCGACGGCGACGTCTACCGCGCGATCGAGATCGAGGGGCAGCGGGTGGTCCTCGGCAACGTCGAGATCGGCGGCCGGACGTACCGGACGATCAACGGCGTCGTCTCCCTGGGGCTCGCCGGAGAGGGGGTTCTCTCCATCCTCCTCGCGTCCCAGCCCGCCGAGGTCGAGCGAAGGGCGCTCGAGGTCTACGACGTCCTGCTCCTGACGACGGCGTCGGTGCTGATCTTCATGACGATCCTCGCGTACGCGCTCGGCCGGCGCATCGCCGCGCCGATCCGGCGACTCTCGGCGGCGGCGGCCCGCATCACGCTCGGCGATCTCAACGCCGAGGTCGAGTCGCTCACCCGCGACGAGACGGGCGATCTGGTCGCGTCGTTCAACGCGATGGCCAGGGCGCTCCGGCGGCAGAGGGACGATCTCGAGCAGCGAGGCAACTACATCGAGAAGATCCTCCTCAACGCGACGACGGGCGTCCTGTCGGTCGATTTTCGCGGGCGCGTCGTCACGATCAACCCCGCGGCGGTGATGATCCTCGGCATCCGGGACCTCGGCGCGGGGCAGGATCTCCTCGCCCGGCTCTCGGAGTCGAAGGACTTCGACTCGCTTCGCGGAGCGCTGCGCCACGCGCTCGACGCCGCGCCGCAGCCGAGGGAGATCGAGTCCGAGATCGGCGCCGCGGCCGAGACCCGGCACGCGCGCACCCGCATCGTCCCTTTCCTCGAGGGGTCGGGCTTCCTGATCTTTCTCGACGACGTGACCGAGACCGTGAGGTCGAACCGTCTCAGCGCGTGGGCCGAGATGGCGCGCCGCATCGCGCACGAGATCAAGAACCCGCTCACGCCGATCCAGCTCTCCGCGGACCACCTGAGACGCGTCTTCGCGGACGGCTCGCCCGGCTTTCCCGCGGTCCTCGAGGAGTGCCTGCGCACCATCGGCGAGCAGGTCGTGAGCCTGCGGGCCATCGCCGCCCAGTTCGGCGATTACGCGCGCGTGCCGGAGATGCGCCGCGAGCCGACGCCGATGCGGGAGTTCCTCGAGGAGGTCATCCGCCCGTACCGGGCCGCGCCTCCCCTGGGCGTCGTCGTCGAGTGCGATCTCGACGGCGATCTCGGAACGATGGAGATCGACCGGACGATGATCTCCCAGGCGCTGGTGAACCTCATCGAGAACGCCCTGCAGGCGATGCCGCGCGGCGGGAATCTCATGCTGAGGGCCGAGTCGGGCGGCCCTCCGGGGTCGCGAAGCCTGCGGATCTCCATCTCGGACACGGGGGTGGGGATGGACGGTGAGGCTCTCGCGCGCGCGTTCGAGCCTTACTTCTCGACGAAGGGGACCGGGACCGGGCTCGGCATGGCCATCGCCCGGCGCGCCGTCGACGAGCACCGGGGGCGCATCGAGCTGTCGAGCGCCCCGATGAAGGGGACGACGGCCCGGGTGATTCTGCCGGTCGACTGA